The window ACGTTGAAGATTTTTCCACGTGTGATCGGCATTCTTTTATTCCGAGGCATTTACCCACACGCAAATAAGTTGTCTTCTTTTTCTGGGCAACATTTGATTAATACATTGTTTTTCTGTTATTTCTGGGTTGTCCTGCTTTGGATTGTGTTTGTTAAATCTTGTTATTCGtttgttataattgtttggttgatTACGGGAATGAGTTTCGGGGGTGCATCAGGATGTTCTTATCATTCTGGAAATGGACATGGATTTGGAAATGGAAGCCCTTTACGACGTTCTTCCAGTAACAAAAGCGGATCTTTTGGTTCTGCTGCTAATGATCATCAGCAACCTAATCACCAAGTTGATTTCGTTGAAAAAGATCCCAAGGGTCGCTATGTTCGGGTAATTCTCTTTACTCTGTATTGTTTTCCTTATGCATTATAGTTTTGGACATTGCTTCATTTCTATTAATGAGTATTACAATGCAACCGGTGACAGGGTCCAAATTAAGGAATTATACAGTCGGTTCTAACTATTTTGGGATTGAgtcactgttgttgttgtgcttCTTTTGTTTATGCTTTAatgtataacaacaacaacaacccagtgaaattCCACTAATGgagtatggggagggtagtgtgtacgcagtccttacccttaccccgaaggagtagagaggctgtttccgaaagacccccagctcaagaagacaaaaagacaaacgaagacaatattagtaacaccacagaaataatatgaaagaatatatatatatatatatgaaaattaggaacaacatgaaaataaaggaATGATACAAAGCAAAAGCAAAATAGTATCCCTACCAAACTAGTCTCCCAAAGTTATGGCataaggcaagactcaactacctcctagcctacaaccctaatactcgacctccacatgttcctatcaagtgtcatgtcctcggaaatctgaagtatcgccatatcctgcctgatcacctcccccaatacttcttaggccgccctctacctcttctcgagccctccacaaccagccatTCGCACCTCCTTACCagagcatctaggcttctcctctgaacgtgCCCGAACTATCTGagccttgcttcccgcatcttgtcatcaatgggagccacgcacACCTTCTCCctaatatcatcattcctaatcttatccatcctactatgcccgcacatccacctcaacatcctcatttctgctaccttcatcttctcgATATTTgatttcttaaccggccaacactcggccccatacatcatggccggcctaaccaccgctttatagaacttacgttTGAGTATTAGTGGCACTCTTTTGTCACACaatactccagatgctaacctccacttcatccatcctgccCCGATACGGTGCgtaacatcctcgtcgatctcccctcccccctggataaccgacccaaggtacttgaagctgtctctactcgggatgacctatgattcaagcctcacatccacgcccacttccctctgctcagcgctgaacttacactccaggtactCCGTCTTTGTTCTGctaagcttgaaacccttagattcAAGAGTTtgcctccaaacctccagcctctcattACCACCGGTTCGCGATTCATcgatcagaactatgtcatcgacgaatagcatgcaccatggcacatccccttgaatgtgatgtttaacgcgtccatcaccagggcaaataggaacgAGCtaagcgcagaaccttggtgtaaccccataacaaccggaAAATCTTCacagtcgcctcctactgtccttaTCCGAGTCTTTGACCCATCATACATGCCCTTAAtagccataatgtagggaactgACACGCCTTTTGCCTTCAAGCTTCTCCAAAGAACTTCtataggaaccttgtcatacgctttttctaggtcaataaacaccatgtgcagatcatTCTTCCTATCTCTGTACTGCTCAACCAACCTCCttacaaggtgtatagcttctgtagtagaacgacccggcatgaaacCAAATTGGTTGTCGGAAACGGACACCGTCATCCTCAACCttgcttcaaccaccctctcccatactTTCATACTATGGCTtaataatttgatacccctataattgttacaaccctggatatcacctttgttcttatacagtgggaccaccgtactccaccgCCACTCATCCGACATCCTTttcgccttaaaaataacattcaaCAACCTAGTCAGCCACTCCAACCCTGTtttccccacacacttccaaaattctacCGGAATCTCGTCAGGCCCGGTCGctttgcccctgctcatcttactCATAGCTCCCACAACCTTCTCAACATTGATgcgcctgcagtacccaaagtcactGCGACTCTCGGAATACTCCAATTCACTGAGCACAATATCCCGGTCCCCTACTTCATTGAGAAGTGTTTGGAtgtaagtctgccatctcctcttaacctgggaatcttccatcaatactATACCATcgtcgtccttgatgcatctcactcgGTCTAAATCTCGAGCTTTCCTCTCTCTCAGCCTGGCCAGCCTAAATAACTTATTCTCCCTTCCTTTCTCCCTtagttcctcgtacatacgactataagccgcagtcttagcctctgtaACCGCCAGCTTcgcttccttcctagctaccttatacctctccatgcatGCTCGCCTCCCCCcctcacctatgctccccactaactttCGGTACGCCTCCTttttcgcttccactttaccttgtaccacttcattccaccgccagtctcctttgtgcctgCCGGAGACGCCTgttgagacccctaacacctctctcgcagcctcTCTTATATAGTTTGCTGTCGTTGACCACATAGAGTTCGCGTCACCACTGCCCCTCTAAGCTCCCATAACCGACAACCGCCCTTCCAACTCTTAAGCTTTgtccttagttaaggctccccacctgattctcgaTCTTCCTCGAGCAGACATTTTCCTCCTCTTCAccataataccaacgtccatcaccaagagcctatgtcgCGTCACGAGTGTCTCACCtggaatcaccttgcaatccttgcacaaccctctatcgtgcctcctgaggaggagatagtcaatctgagtcttcgccaccgcattttgaaaagtaaccaaatgctcttCCCTCTTCGGAAAGCAAGAGTTAGCAAccaccaacccaaaagccttagcgaagtccagTAACAAGGTTCCTCTTCTGTTCCTCTCCCCAAAGTCGAAGCCTCAATGCACTTCGTCATACACACCTGCGGTCGATCCAATATGGCCAtcgaaatcccctcctatgaataacttCTCAGTAGGTGGTACTTGACGTataatctcatccaaccccttcCAAAAGCGCtgtttaacctcctcatctaggcccaTAACAATGTTTACGATGAACTAaccaaccaccaacttaataatcatcaatctatcattcactcgtctaacctcaacaacagactctctaagttccctatccaccaaaATATCCACTTCATTCTTACCCTTCTGGGTTCCAGAGTTCCAAAGTTTATACCCATCCGCGTCCCTCGCTCTCGACCCTGCCCACcttgtctcctggacacacgctatattgaccctcctcttctTGAGGATCTTCGCCATCTCTATAGATTTACCTGTCAATGAACCTAcgttccatgacccaattctcaaccgATGGACACCTTTGTTCCCTTTACCTCCCTTGCATcccaacccacctcctagctccCGCCCTACCTCCCGACCCACCCCCCGCACGCCCCGAGGAGAtgaactcactcgaccatcccagACTACAGCCACTGTAACTCCGCGGACTAGGGGGAGTCACTACCAGACACCACAGAACAAACTAGAATAAGACAAGATGCCACTACAGGCGCCCTAATCCGGTGACTAAACTAATAAGAACTAAAAGGACAACAATTTTATTAACACAATAGAGATAAATAGGCAAACAGGAGGTACCAATTCCCGTGACTATAACCTTGGAATTGTCTTGGTATACTCGACTGTATTGCGTCCACCTAGCTCGTTTGCGTCTAACTCCTGCTGTTCCGTGCTGATACTCGGGTTGTTTTTCACTGTTTGCACGTGCACGTCTCGCTCTCCGCCCAAAGCCACCGGTCCTAACTGAAACTATCAGACAGGTCCTGCTGCGTCGTGTCGGAAAGCTCTGGCTTGAAGCCGGATCTGGTTTATGTGTCACCACGGCACCGCAACCAGGCCTGAAACCTGACTGTGGTTGTTCCCACTCGCCGGCGACTGATTCGTGTCTCGCCGGAGTAAGAGGGGGAGAAGACAAGACGGGAAAGGAGAAGAGGCGGGATGAGAGAGATGggcagagagagagaggaggggtGTTGGATGATGGGGAGGAGAGAGGGGCGAGGGGACTTACCTGCGCGGAGGGTGGTCGCCGGCGACTGGATTAGTTGCTGTTAGAAATTTTGTTATGTTACCGTTGGGCGTTGGCAGTGAGCGtttggagagagagagagcgtTCTTTTAATCTGAGAGTTTGTCCGTTTTCCAGAGTAGTTATGCTTTAATGTGtattttcttgaatttgtttGATAATTTATGTCAAGTATAGCAAAATTCAGTTTTTCTTTACTTAGGAGAATAACACATTGTACTCACATAGATGCTTTTAGGTGGTCTATAGTCGAAACTCAGAGGCGAAAGAAATGCATATTAAATCATATATGATTCATTTCTTCCTTTGTTGTTTTGGATCCTTTCACAATATTGTTAAATACATAAACATAAGCAATATCATGTGGTTGTAGTTCAAAGCAACAATTTGTTGTTGTAAGAGTTCACATCTGTAAATCACAAACATTAATATCTGAATGTTGCTAAATTAACAATGGTAGTTGTTTCGAACTTTGAAGATGGTTTGCTTAGTTTATGTAATCCCTATTTTTCATAGTGTGCTAACACTccaagagaaataaaaaaaatccgtGGATGGAAAGTAAAGGTCAAGCAAGGCCAGCTTCAGCTCAAACCAATTTGAAGAtgttcaatcaaagagaaaattCTTGGCAGCGCGGTAACAAACTACCACAACTGCCTAAGGATTAAAGACCAAACTACTCAAACTGCCATACACTGCGCTTCCCAAACTGCTAATTCCTTTGGTCATGCTGcttcctaatttttttttttgtgtgttgggttgggggggaggggggatgaAAAGAAGAGAGAGACGTGAGCGGAGAGAGAGAGAATCCTTATAAAAAGGATGGAAacagaaggaaaaaaataattcaaaaactGGTTTTTTTATTCTTGCTGATAATGGGATCAGAATAGTAAGTTGCACTAGAATGATTGAGCTTATGCTAATCCATGTTATGTTTTTCGTTTTGTTGAATTACCATATGGGATAATAATATGTGCTTTCAAGTTCGAagtgcaatatgtaattttcatCAAAATAATAGAATGTTAAACAAGGAAGTGAAACTTTTTATGTGATTGAGAAAGCTGTGCAAAGGAGTATGGgattctcttttttccttgagGCTAAATTCTAGTTCTGTAGCAATTTTTTGCTTCCAAGCGAACAGACAAAAAAAATCGTAGAAGTTTGAATTTTAAGACAAAATTGGAAATGTTCTTTTGTTTAGCACTGAAAACTTCTGAGTATTATTTCACTGACAATCCTTTATATTACCTGCTTGTATTTTTCTACAGTATAATGAAGTATTGGGCAAGGGAGCATTCAAGACTGTGTATGTTCCTAAACTCTTTAGCAGATCTTTATTGTTCCTTTGTAAAAGTACTAATTGCGTATTCAGAGCATAAAATATTTTGTCTTTTAATTTAATTGTGTTTCAGCTACAAGGCATTTGACTTGCTTGATGGTATTGAAGTTGCATGGAGCCGAGTGAAAGTCGATGATGTTTTGCAGTCACCAGACAACTTAGGAAAGTTGTATGCGGAGATTCATCTTCTTCGACAATTGAAGCATGACAATATAATGAAGTTCTGCGATTCGTGGATTGATGACAAGAAAAGAACAGTTAACATGATAACTGAACTCTTCACATCTGGGAACCTGAGGCAGTGAGTTTCTTATAGTTTCTCATTTTATTTGTTTGCAAATTGTGTTGTCGTACAATAACTATGTAAGGTTGTGGCTATCAGATACCGTAAGAAGTATAGAAGTGTTGATATGAAGGCTATAAAGAATTGGGCAAGGCAGATACTTCAAGGGTTAGACTATCTTCATTGTCAGAGCCCTCCTATCATTCATAGGGACTTGAAATGTGACAACATATTTGTCAATGGAAATCACGGAGAAATTAAGATTGGGGACCTTGGATTGGCGACGATTATGGAGCAGCCTACTGCTAAGAGTGTAATTGGTATGGGTATTTCTTGTATCGATATGCTTTGAAATAATGTCTCCTCTTCTAGAGTGCTAACTTTATCTATTGCTCTAAAGGGACGCCGGAGTTCATGGCCCCCGAGCTTTatgaagaagaatacaatgaatTAGTGGACATATATTCCTTTGGAATGTGTATGTTGGAATTAGTAACCTTCGAATATCCTTATAGTGAATGTAAAAATCCTGCTCAAATTTTTAAGAAAGTTAGCTCGGTAAGTTCAATAAAGTTGCTTCTTTAAGTTGTCTAGTCTATTACATACATGTTTTTGTAAATCTAAGGAAGTTTTATTTCAGGGTGTTAAACCTGCTTCCCTCGGCAAAGTTGTCGATCCCCAAGTCAAAGGATTCATTGAAAAATGCCTGGTTCCTGCTCCTCAAAGGTTGCCTGCCAGGGACCTTCTTAAAGATCCATTTCTTCAATTCGAGAATTTAAATGAGCCAATCCATAGTCTTTTGCAGTCACCTTACCAAAGTCCAAGATCACTAAGTTCATTGAAATCTGCACCTCATTCTATGGATGTAGATTCTGAGTATAACCGGTCAGTATATACAGACTCCCATTGTGGAAGTCCTTGTGCTCCAACATTGGAATTCCAAAGGTTTCATCAGAATAATGAATTTAAATTGACGGGTAAGAAGAATGATGAGAACTCAGTTTCACTGACCTTGCGAATTAAAAGCCCTTCGGGTAAGTACATCCCTTCTATTTCATTATTGTCTTTATTTCTTTGGCTTTCTGGAATCAATTAGGCTTTTGTTTATTTAAAGCCTTTGAATTATTTTGCAGGCAGAGTACGGAATATACACTTCAATTTCTATCTTGATACTGACACTGCACTTTTAGTTGCGGCTGAGATGGTTGAACAATTGCAACTAGATGATCATGATGTAGATTTTATTGCTGACTTCATTGACTACCTAATAATGAAAATTTTGCCTAGTTGGAAGCCTCCCTCTGAGTACCGTTCTAGTGGAGGGAGAAGTCATGCTCTTGAGAACTACCTAACCTTGTCACCCAACCCTACCACATCTAATGCTCGACAAGATGATATTCCAGCTCTGGGTATGAATAACCAAATTAGCACTCAAGCTGATGAAGATAAATTGTATGCTAATTCAAATGGCACTTCTTGTCATGTTACTTTTGCTTCCCCTTCACATTTGGCAAATGTGATAGACGACGAGTCTCAAGGTTCAGTTGCTTCTCAAGTAATGGGAAAAAGTTCTTCTCTAAAGAATGGGAATTCATTTGGATTTGGCGATTACTTTACAGATGTTGTCTCTAAAGGTTCTAGTGGAAACTTGTCGGAGATAGATTTCACGGGTTTGTTTCATGATGAATGTAAGTTGCAAGGAAACGGTGGCGATTATGTAGAATGCATATTAACAAATGAATATGGAAAGACTCTGGAGGTAATTTTGACAGATACAGATGGAGGAGCTTCCAAAGGCATGAGTTTGTCAAGCAGTTGTTCATTTTTATCGTTAGTAGAGATAGATGAGGATACCGAGTTAAAGTTAGAGCTTGACACAATTGAAGCGCAATATCAGCAGTGTTTTCAGGAACTCTCAAGAATGAAGCAGGAGGCGTTAGAAGCGTGCAGGAAGAGATGGACAATGAAGAAAAAGTTGGCAGGACAGTGAATGAGAATAGCTGACTTCATTCAAATATAAGGTTGTTTTTTTCTTAATTTACTGATCGATATGATCACATATATTTGAatggattttggtaattttttttttcagacCTAACTTCCTTCATTCCCTTTTATTTGTGTGGGTGAAGATCATATGTACTTGTATAAAGAGTGTATATAGTCATATAgtttttcttgtttttagcctttttattttattctccGTGGCCATGGTTAGCCCCTTGTTTTGCAAGGATGCAAATGTTTTGGAATTTTTAACTTGTAATATTTGTTAGTAATGCACTTTCATTTCTCCCAGTAATTTCTTAACTGTAGTATGTTGAAACGAGCGAGGCAACTGGCCAATTATTTTGCTCATGTATATGTATACATTAAACTATATAAGGATAACTTTGTGCAGCTGCAAATTAAATAAGAGCATCGTTACATGAAAGTTAAAGACCgattaagaaaacaaaatgagTTAAATTTGTTAAACAAAGTAATACACAATAATGAGCAAACTCATTCATGTTTAAGTTCCAATATAGTTTTGTTACCCTAAATATCAAAGAGATTTGTGTAATATTTGGAAATGGCGAAATGCGTAAGTGGCCCCTTTAAGTTTTACTTAATGATCAAACAAATATCTCAATTGACCCATTTATCTTTTAGACACTTCAAGTGGTTATTAAGTGAATCAAATAAAATTTAGCCTAAta of the Nicotiana tabacum cultivar K326 chromosome 7, ASM71507v2, whole genome shotgun sequence genome contains:
- the LOC107797955 gene encoding putative serine/threonine-protein kinase WNK10 yields the protein MPITLKIFPRVIGILLFRGIYPHANKLSSFSGQHLINTLFFCYFWVVLLWIVFVKSCYSFVIIVWLITGMSFGGASGCSYHSGNGHGFGNGSPLRRSSSNKSGSFGSAANDHQQPNHQVDFVEKDPKGRYVRYNEVLGKGAFKTVYKAFDLLDGIEVAWSRVKVDDVLQSPDNLGKLYAEIHLLRQLKHDNIMKFCDSWIDDKKRTVNMITELFTSGNLRQYRKKYRSVDMKAIKNWARQILQGLDYLHCQSPPIIHRDLKCDNIFVNGNHGEIKIGDLGLATIMEQPTAKSVIGTPEFMAPELYEEEYNELVDIYSFGMCMLELVTFEYPYSECKNPAQIFKKVSSGVKPASLGKVVDPQVKGFIEKCLVPAPQRLPARDLLKDPFLQFENLNEPIHSLLQSPYQSPRSLSSLKSAPHSMDVDSEYNRSVYTDSHCGSPCAPTLEFQRFHQNNEFKLTGKKNDENSVSLTLRIKSPSGRVRNIHFNFYLDTDTALLVAAEMVEQLQLDDHDVDFIADFIDYLIMKILPSWKPPSEYRSSGGRSHALENYLTLSPNPTTSNARQDDIPALGMNNQISTQADEDKLYANSNGTSCHVTFASPSHLANVIDDESQGSVASQVMGKSSSLKNGNSFGFGDYFTDVVSKGSSGNLSEIDFTGLFHDECKLQGNGGDYVECILTNEYGKTLEVILTDTDGGASKGMSLSSSCSFLSLVEIDEDTELKLELDTIEAQYQQCFQELSRMKQEALEACRKRWTMKKKLAGQ